From the Paenibacillus sp. FSL H8-0548 genome, one window contains:
- a CDS encoding response regulator, whose protein sequence is MALRMIIAEDEQSFREGILTLVDWKLYDIEIAGEAENGQQALEMIKNDPPDLLLTDIRMPHLNGLDLIREAKAAGHEFRSVLLTGYNEFEYAKEAIKLGVSDYLLKPCTPHDIVRVILELKQKIEESENEDKMLSELNRSWNRNLHLLKNQILSQWIQQPLMPLENRQSVMEEVGMALLSASIQVGIIRIDSSTSPNAASKRDLELIRYALLNITGETLQPLYLGELEVFRHGDEMLWIGNYSDHMTHEAIESAMKKLQLNLEAYLKLSISISISSPKCSVDFAHIGYQEAIEAMEGRFYQGRGGIFFYTCLDRQQMLKGSILDDAFLQRMEKELLISLQNEQYEQAVDTIEACMSHIRNNSGYSKAEVQLRSTSLILELQKFAQERKVASIEWQDSFVNWIEQIPNMETLDDCSVVLQKIVQSIVEAVSNQKSLHRTVSATIELIKHRYNTNFTLELAAKETFVSNSYLSSLFKQELGVNFLDYLHQYRVERSKELLRQSYKIYAVSKLVGYQEERHFSSTFKKWTGLTPRQYQKNYTAE, encoded by the coding sequence ATGGCGCTTAGAATGATCATTGCAGAGGATGAGCAATCCTTCCGTGAAGGCATACTTACACTTGTGGACTGGAAGCTCTACGACATTGAGATCGCAGGAGAGGCTGAGAATGGACAGCAGGCTTTGGAAATGATCAAAAACGATCCGCCGGATTTGCTGCTGACCGATATTCGCATGCCTCATCTGAATGGCCTTGATCTGATTCGCGAGGCAAAGGCTGCCGGACATGAGTTTCGTTCGGTGCTCTTAACTGGCTATAACGAATTCGAGTATGCGAAGGAAGCCATTAAGCTAGGCGTATCCGACTATCTCCTGAAGCCCTGCACGCCTCATGATATTGTACGTGTCATTCTAGAGCTCAAACAAAAAATTGAAGAATCGGAAAATGAGGATAAAATGTTGTCGGAGCTTAATCGCAGCTGGAATCGCAACCTTCATTTGCTGAAAAACCAAATTTTATCCCAGTGGATTCAGCAGCCGTTAATGCCGCTTGAGAACCGGCAAAGCGTTATGGAGGAGGTTGGTATGGCACTTCTTTCAGCTTCTATTCAAGTCGGGATTATCCGCATTGATTCCAGCACCTCGCCTAACGCCGCCTCCAAGAGGGATTTAGAGCTCATTCGGTATGCTCTGTTAAACATTACAGGAGAGACGCTGCAGCCGTTATATTTAGGAGAGCTTGAAGTATTTCGCCATGGTGATGAGATGCTTTGGATTGGCAATTACTCGGATCACATGACTCATGAAGCGATTGAGAGTGCAATGAAGAAGCTGCAGCTTAACCTTGAGGCGTATCTTAAGCTGTCGATCAGCATATCAATCAGCTCGCCGAAGTGCTCGGTTGATTTTGCCCATATCGGTTATCAGGAAGCCATTGAAGCGATGGAAGGCAGATTCTATCAAGGACGTGGAGGCATCTTCTTCTATACTTGCTTAGATCGGCAGCAAATGCTGAAAGGCTCTATTTTGGACGATGCCTTCCTGCAGCGAATGGAGAAGGAGCTGCTCATTTCGCTGCAAAATGAACAGTACGAGCAGGCGGTCGATACGATCGAAGCGTGCATGTCTCATATTCGGAACAACTCCGGCTATTCGAAGGCTGAGGTTCAGCTCCGGTCAACAAGCCTTATTTTGGAACTGCAAAAATTCGCCCAGGAACGGAAGGTCGCCTCTATTGAATGGCAGGACAGCTTCGTCAATTGGATCGAGCAAATTCCTAACATGGAGACACTCGATGACTGCTCCGTCGTGCTGCAAAAAATTGTTCAAAGCATCGTCGAGGCCGTATCCAATCAAAAATCGCTGCATCGCACCGTATCTGCGACCATCGAGCTTATTAAGCATAGATACAACACGAACTTCACGCTTGAGCTTGCCGCCAAAGAAACCTTTGTCAGCAATTCTTATCTCAGCTCCCTATTCAAGCAAGAGCTGGGGGTTAATTTTCTCGACTACCTGCATCAATACCGCGTAGAGCGCTCGAAGGAGCTGCTTCGTCAGAGCTACAAAATATATGCTGTCTCCAAGCTGGTAGGCTATCAGGAGGAACGGCACTTTAGCTCCACCTTCAAGAAGTGGACGGGACTAACGCCGCGGCAATATCAGAAAAACTATACTGCGGAATAA